One stretch of Streptomyces hygroscopicus DNA includes these proteins:
- a CDS encoding RNA-binding protein S4, with product MASDEGSVRVDSWIWSVRLTKTRSMASSACRAGHVRVNGERVKPAHAVRPGDEVRLRHAGRDRVVVVSRIVRKRVGAPVAAECFVDNSPPPPPREHTVPIGLRDRGTGRPTKRDRREMERLRGTPGDTG from the coding sequence ATGGCTTCAGACGAGGGGTCCGTACGGGTGGACAGCTGGATCTGGTCCGTGCGGCTGACCAAGACGCGTTCCATGGCGTCCTCGGCCTGCCGCGCGGGGCACGTCCGGGTCAACGGCGAGCGCGTCAAGCCCGCGCACGCGGTACGGCCCGGAGACGAGGTGCGGCTGCGCCATGCGGGGCGCGACCGGGTCGTGGTCGTCTCGCGCATCGTGCGCAAGCGGGTCGGCGCGCCGGTGGCCGCGGAGTGCTTCGTCGACAACAGCCCGCCTCCGCCGCCGCGCGAGCACACCGTGCCGATCGGGCTGCGCGACCGCGGGACGGGCCGCCCCACCAAGCGCGACCGGCGCGAGATGGAGCGGCTGCGCGGTACGCCCGGCGACACCGGCTGA
- a CDS encoding dihydropyrimidine dehydrogenase subunit A: MADPKGFLTTPRRLPPRRPVDERVRDWNEVQAPGALLPIINAQADRCMDCGIPFCHEGCPLGNLIPEWNDLVSRDDWLRASERLHATNNFPEFTGRLCPAPCESACVLAINQPAVTIKNVEVAIADRAWESGYVTPKPPERLSGRTVAVIGSGPAGLAAAQQLTRAGHTVAVYERDDRMGGLLRYGIPEFKMEKRHLDRRLGQMRAEGTKFRSGVDVGTDLDAAELRARYDALVIAVGARACRELPVPGRELSGIHQAMEYLPMANRVREGDYARPPITAEGKHVVIVGGGDTGADCLGTVLRQGAASVTQLDIHPRPGDERADGEPWPTYPKIYRMSAAHEEARELAASPEADVDARVFSATTVRFEGTAPDAERPHGGVRALRLIGARADGQPGPDAERVLRADLVLLALGFRGPEPDSGLFDQLGLELDERGTVARDASFATGADGVFVAGDAGRGQSLIVWAIAEGRSAAAAVDRYLAGSTTLPAPVGAADRPMTA, encoded by the coding sequence ATGGCCGATCCCAAGGGTTTCCTCACCACACCCCGTCGTCTTCCGCCCCGCCGTCCGGTGGACGAGCGGGTGCGGGACTGGAACGAGGTCCAGGCGCCCGGCGCCCTGCTGCCGATCATCAACGCCCAGGCGGACCGCTGCATGGACTGCGGCATCCCGTTCTGCCACGAGGGCTGCCCGCTGGGGAACCTCATCCCGGAGTGGAACGACCTGGTCTCCCGTGACGACTGGCTGCGCGCGAGCGAGCGGCTGCACGCGACCAACAACTTTCCCGAGTTCACCGGCCGGCTGTGCCCGGCCCCCTGTGAGAGCGCCTGTGTGCTGGCCATCAACCAGCCGGCGGTCACCATCAAGAACGTCGAGGTGGCCATCGCCGACCGGGCCTGGGAGAGCGGATATGTGACCCCCAAGCCACCGGAGCGGCTGTCCGGCCGGACCGTCGCCGTCATCGGCTCGGGGCCCGCGGGCCTGGCCGCGGCCCAGCAACTCACCCGCGCGGGACACACCGTGGCGGTGTACGAGCGCGACGACCGGATGGGCGGGCTGCTCCGCTACGGCATCCCCGAGTTCAAGATGGAGAAGCGCCATCTGGACCGGCGGCTGGGGCAGATGCGGGCGGAGGGCACCAAGTTCCGTTCCGGCGTGGACGTCGGCACCGATCTGGACGCCGCCGAGCTCCGGGCGCGCTACGACGCGCTCGTGATAGCGGTGGGCGCCCGGGCCTGTCGCGAACTCCCCGTCCCCGGAAGGGAGTTGTCCGGGATCCATCAGGCGATGGAGTATCTGCCGATGGCCAACCGGGTGCGCGAGGGCGACTACGCCCGGCCGCCGATCACCGCCGAGGGCAAGCATGTGGTCATCGTCGGCGGCGGGGACACCGGCGCGGACTGCCTGGGCACCGTGCTGCGGCAGGGCGCCGCCTCCGTGACCCAGCTGGACATCCACCCCCGGCCCGGCGACGAACGGGCCGACGGCGAGCCCTGGCCCACTTACCCCAAGATCTACCGGATGTCCGCCGCCCATGAGGAGGCGCGGGAGCTGGCGGCCTCTCCGGAGGCGGACGTGGACGCGCGGGTCTTCTCCGCGACCACCGTCCGCTTCGAGGGGACGGCACCGGACGCGGAGCGGCCGCACGGCGGCGTCCGGGCGCTGCGCCTGATCGGGGCCCGGGCCGACGGGCAGCCCGGGCCGGACGCGGAGCGGGTGCTCCGGGCGGATCTGGTGCTGCTGGCCCTCGGCTTCCGTGGCCCGGAACCGGACAGCGGGCTGTTCGACCAGCTCGGGCTGGAGCTCGACGAGCGCGGCACCGTCGCACGTGACGCGTCCTTCGCCACCGGCGCGGACGGGGTGTTCGTAGCGGGCGACGCGGGCCGTGGCCAGTCGCTGATCGTCTGGGCGATCGCCGAGGGCCGCTCCGCCGCGGCCGCCGTGGACCGCTATCTCGCGGGCTCGACGACACTCCCGGCGCCGGTCGGGGCGGCCGACCGCCCGATGACGGCCTGA
- a CDS encoding histidine kinase, whose product MRSALGSRSVGGQVCALMLIIVTLLVLAAGATLSLQARSSGDSQARVSALTVARTVALAPGVQRALESRHPSTTLQPFVEKVRHRTDVDYIVVTSPRGIRWTHPDPKLLGKPIGRTLYPATAGRTFTDRLPGITRSAPSIRAAVPVTDARGRVIGIVNAGVSIPSVARTVGRQLPMIYGSTALALVLGGGGAALVARRLRRQTHRLDPAEITRMYEHHDAVLRSVKEGVLIVDDEGLLLLANDEALHLLGLTPDAHGRQITDAGLPSELAGLLASGRAATDAVYQVGDRLLAVNQRPAERDGAPWGSVATLRDTTELRALTDKADRAYARLQLLYEAGVRVGSSLDMEGTAQELARVAVPRFADYATVDLHEAVLRGEEPGDQDSSLRRAAFSGIRQDAPLRRVGEHVSAFPVTQRAGGTGQARVFAVERLPSDPDWTPQDPEQVGWLVAYGIRSLLTVPLSGRGVRLGQVAFWRSGDAPPFDEEDRSFAEELAGQAAVAVDNARRYAREHATTLALQESLLPRGRPEQQAVVAAQRYLPAPGGVRGDWFDVIPLSGARVALVVGDVVGHGLHAAATMGRLRTAVLNFSVVDLPPDELLARLDDVVDLVDREETAVTGGVGAAGATCLYAVYDPVSRHCTLARAGHPPPALVHPDGSVTFLDLPAGPPLGLGGRLYEMTETELPEGSRLVLYTDGLVRDRERDLVTGLDQLRDALTDADPDPERACDAVMAALLSPRRTDDVCLLIARTTALDEHRVASWELPPDPEVVARMRAAVARTLADWNLEEAAFTTELVVSELLGNAIRHAVGPVRLRLMRNRALICEVADGSTTAPHLRRAAITDEGGRGLFLVAQMVQRWGTRYTRNGKIIWTEQDLPAAERAPR is encoded by the coding sequence GTGCGCTCGGCGCTGGGCTCGCGCAGTGTCGGCGGGCAGGTGTGCGCCCTGATGCTGATCATCGTGACGCTCCTGGTGCTCGCCGCGGGTGCCACGCTGTCCCTCCAGGCCCGCAGCAGCGGGGACAGCCAGGCCCGGGTCAGTGCCCTGACCGTCGCGCGGACCGTCGCCCTCGCCCCCGGCGTCCAGCGGGCGCTGGAGTCCCGCCACCCTTCCACGACCCTCCAGCCCTTCGTCGAGAAGGTCCGGCACCGGACCGACGTCGACTACATCGTGGTGACCTCCCCTCGGGGCATCCGCTGGACCCATCCGGATCCGAAGCTGCTCGGCAAGCCCATCGGCCGCACCCTCTATCCGGCCACGGCGGGCCGGACCTTCACCGACAGGCTCCCGGGCATCACCCGCTCGGCCCCCTCGATCCGTGCCGCCGTGCCGGTCACCGACGCCCGGGGCCGGGTGATCGGCATCGTCAACGCCGGGGTCTCCATCCCCTCCGTGGCCCGGACGGTCGGCCGCCAACTGCCGATGATCTACGGCTCCACGGCGCTCGCTCTCGTCCTGGGCGGGGGCGGTGCGGCACTCGTGGCCCGGCGGCTGCGGCGTCAGACCCACCGGCTCGACCCCGCCGAGATCACCAGGATGTACGAACACCACGACGCCGTGCTGCGCAGCGTCAAGGAGGGGGTGCTGATCGTCGACGACGAGGGGCTGCTGCTGCTCGCCAACGACGAGGCGCTGCATCTGCTGGGCCTCACGCCCGACGCGCACGGACGGCAGATCACCGACGCCGGCCTGCCCTCGGAACTCGCCGGGCTGCTCGCCTCCGGCCGTGCGGCCACCGACGCGGTGTATCAGGTCGGGGACCGGCTGCTGGCGGTCAACCAGCGCCCGGCGGAGCGGGACGGAGCGCCCTGGGGCAGCGTCGCCACCCTTCGGGACACCACCGAGCTGCGCGCCCTGACGGACAAGGCCGACCGGGCGTACGCACGCCTTCAGTTGCTCTACGAGGCCGGTGTCCGCGTGGGCAGCAGCCTCGACATGGAAGGGACCGCCCAGGAACTGGCCCGGGTCGCCGTGCCGCGCTTCGCCGACTACGCCACCGTCGATCTGCACGAGGCCGTACTGCGCGGCGAGGAGCCGGGCGACCAGGACTCGTCGTTGCGCCGGGCCGCCTTCAGCGGCATCCGGCAGGACGCCCCGCTGCGCCGTGTCGGCGAGCACGTCTCCGCCTTCCCCGTCACCCAGCGGGCCGGCGGCACCGGCCAGGCGCGCGTGTTCGCCGTGGAGCGGCTGCCGTCCGACCCCGACTGGACGCCGCAGGACCCGGAGCAGGTGGGATGGCTGGTGGCCTACGGCATCCGCTCACTGCTGACCGTGCCGCTCAGCGGGCGCGGCGTCCGGCTGGGCCAGGTGGCGTTCTGGCGCTCGGGGGACGCCCCGCCGTTCGACGAGGAGGACCGGTCCTTCGCCGAGGAGCTGGCCGGCCAGGCGGCCGTCGCCGTCGACAACGCCCGCCGCTACGCACGCGAGCACGCCACCACCCTGGCCCTCCAGGAGAGCCTGCTGCCCCGCGGCCGCCCCGAACAGCAGGCCGTCGTCGCCGCCCAGCGCTATCTGCCCGCCCCCGGCGGGGTGCGAGGCGACTGGTTCGACGTCATCCCCCTGTCGGGGGCCCGGGTCGCTCTCGTCGTCGGCGATGTCGTCGGCCACGGACTGCACGCCGCCGCGACCATGGGCCGGCTGCGCACCGCAGTGCTCAACTTCTCCGTCGTGGACCTTCCGCCCGATGAGCTGCTGGCCCGGCTCGACGACGTGGTCGACCTGGTCGACCGGGAGGAGACGGCCGTTACCGGCGGCGTCGGGGCGGCGGGGGCCACCTGTCTGTACGCGGTCTACGATCCGGTCTCCCGGCACTGCACCCTGGCGCGGGCCGGTCATCCGCCCCCGGCCCTGGTCCATCCCGACGGTTCCGTGACCTTCCTCGACCTGCCCGCAGGACCGCCGCTGGGACTTGGCGGCCGGCTCTACGAGATGACCGAGACCGAGCTGCCCGAGGGCAGCCGCCTCGTCCTCTACACCGACGGACTCGTCCGGGACCGCGAACGGGACCTCGTGACCGGGCTCGACCAGCTGCGTGACGCCCTCACCGATGCCGACCCCGATCCGGAGCGGGCCTGCGACGCCGTGATGGCCGCCCTGCTGTCGCCGCGCCGCACCGACGACGTCTGCCTGCTCATCGCCCGTACCACCGCGCTGGACGAGCACCGGGTGGCCTCCTGGGAGCTGCCGCCGGACCCGGAGGTCGTGGCCCGGATGCGGGCGGCCGTCGCCCGCACCCTGGCCGACTGGAACCTGGAGGAGGCCGCCTTCACCACCGAGCTGGTGGTCAGCGAGCTGCTCGGCAACGCCATCCGGCACGCCGTCGGCCCCGTGCGGCTGCGTCTGATGCGCAACCGGGCGCTGATCTGCGAGGTCGCCGACGGCAGCACCACCGCACCGCATCTGCGCCGGGCGGCCATCACCGACGAGGGCGGACGCGGGCTGTTCCTCGTCGCCCAGATGGTCCAGCGCTGGGGCACCCGCTACACCAGGAACGGCAAGATCATCTGGACCGAGCAGGATCTTCCGGCCGCGGAACGCGCCCCGCGGTGA
- a CDS encoding dihydrolipoyl dehydrogenase, whose translation MSAHFDVVVLGAGPGGYVAAIRAAQLGLTTAVVEERYWGGVCLNVGCIPSKALLRNAELAHLFIHEAENFGIRVNGDVTVDYRDAFERSRKVADGRVKGVHYLMKKNKITKYEGRGTFTGPHELRVTLTGGDTETVTFDHCVIATGSLTNLLPGTSLSERVVTYEEQILAPTLPGSVLIAGAGAIGVEFAYIMHSYGVQVTLVEFMDRIVPLEDEEVSAELTRRFRRLGMNILTSTRVEAINDTGPAVKVMVTTGGQRQTLQAARVLQAIGFRPRVDGYGLEHTGVRLTERGAIDVDGLCRTNVPHIFAIGDVTAKLMLAHAAEAMGIVAAETIAGAETMELDYVMIPRATFCQPQIASFGWTEAQARERGFDVRVAKFPFTANGKAHGLGDPVGFVKLISDGRHGELLGGHLIGPEVTELLPELTLAQQWDLTVHEVARNIHAHPTLSEAVKEAVHGLAGHMINL comes from the coding sequence ATGAGCGCACATTTCGACGTGGTGGTTCTGGGAGCCGGCCCGGGTGGCTATGTCGCCGCGATCCGCGCCGCCCAGCTGGGCCTGACCACGGCCGTCGTCGAGGAACGCTACTGGGGCGGCGTCTGCCTGAACGTGGGCTGCATCCCGTCCAAGGCTCTGCTGCGCAACGCCGAGCTGGCCCATCTGTTCATCCATGAGGCCGAGAACTTCGGCATCCGGGTGAACGGCGATGTGACCGTGGACTACCGCGACGCGTTCGAGCGCAGCCGCAAGGTGGCCGACGGACGGGTCAAGGGCGTCCACTATCTGATGAAGAAGAACAAGATCACCAAGTACGAGGGACGGGGCACCTTCACCGGACCCCACGAACTGCGGGTCACCCTCACCGGCGGTGACACGGAGACGGTCACCTTCGACCACTGCGTCATCGCCACGGGCTCGCTCACCAATCTGCTGCCCGGCACCTCCCTCAGCGAACGGGTGGTGACCTACGAGGAGCAGATCCTCGCCCCCACCCTGCCCGGCAGCGTCCTGATCGCGGGCGCGGGCGCCATCGGCGTGGAGTTCGCGTACATCATGCACAGCTACGGGGTGCAGGTGACGCTGGTGGAGTTCATGGACCGGATCGTGCCCCTGGAGGACGAGGAGGTCTCCGCCGAGCTCACCCGCCGCTTCCGCAGGCTCGGCATGAACATCCTGACCTCCACCCGGGTGGAGGCGATCAACGACACGGGCCCCGCGGTCAAGGTCATGGTGACCACGGGCGGCCAGCGGCAGACCCTGCAGGCCGCGCGGGTGCTGCAGGCCATCGGATTCCGGCCGCGGGTGGACGGATACGGGCTGGAGCACACCGGCGTCCGGCTGACCGAGCGGGGCGCCATCGACGTGGACGGCCTCTGCCGCACCAATGTGCCGCACATCTTCGCCATCGGCGATGTCACCGCCAAGCTGATGCTGGCGCACGCCGCCGAGGCCATGGGCATCGTCGCGGCGGAGACCATCGCCGGTGCCGAGACCATGGAGCTCGATTACGTGATGATCCCGCGCGCCACCTTCTGCCAGCCGCAGATCGCCAGCTTCGGCTGGACCGAGGCCCAGGCGCGGGAGCGCGGCTTCGACGTCCGGGTGGCGAAGTTCCCGTTCACCGCCAACGGGAAGGCCCATGGCCTCGGCGACCCGGTCGGCTTCGTGAAGCTCATCAGCGACGGCCGCCACGGCGAGCTGCTGGGCGGCCATCTCATCGGCCCCGAGGTCACCGAGTTGCTGCCCGAGCTCACCCTCGCCCAGCAGTGGGATCTGACCGTGCACGAGGTGGCCCGCAACATCCACGCCCATCCGACCCTCAGCGAGGCGGTGAAGGAGGCCGTCCACGGGCTCGCCGGACACATGATCAATCTGTGA
- a CDS encoding patatin, producing the protein MRAAARHRPMKVLADRTEAGSLPGTYERYRVVPAIEGGGMRGTGSAGMALALHELGLLNAFDAVCGASAGAISAATG; encoded by the coding sequence ATGAGAGCCGCCGCCCGCCACCGGCCGATGAAGGTACTCGCCGACCGGACGGAGGCCGGCAGCCTGCCCGGCACGTACGAACGGTACCGGGTGGTGCCGGCGATCGAGGGCGGCGGGATGCGCGGCACAGGGTCGGCCGGTATGGCGCTGGCCCTGCACGAGCTGGGGCTGCTGAACGCGTTCGACGCGGTGTGCGGGGCCTCGGCGGGGGCCATCTCGGCGGCGACCGGCTGA
- a CDS encoding 2-nitropropane dioxygenase NPD, producing the protein MASGQVAGVTGDLPCPADPVDRIMAEAATTLARLTGGRTVG; encoded by the coding sequence ATGGCCTCCGGACAGGTGGCCGGGGTGACCGGGGATCTGCCCTGCCCCGCGGATCCGGTGGACCGGATCATGGCCGAGGCCGCCACGACCCTGGCCCGGCTGACCGGCGGTCGTACAGTTGGGTGA
- a CDS encoding metallo-beta-lactamase, with translation MISQSPLLTVADGVHIWSPTPSAGWGLANCGLVVSPDGAAAWIDTPYDRRMAGDFLERSRALLPGGARIERVIVTHANGDHLWGAEVVPDAEIVATREALGHIEYEPSPQQLHALVHGSDPATPLGWYLQRHFGRFDWSGTEVVEPTLTFVGELDLRVGQVPVRLFSLPSAHTAGDLVAYLPRQKVAFTGDVIFASGPQDPGDHAVHWAGPLDNVLSACERVLATGAEVIVPGHGPVLDREGVRGHIGYLEHLRDRTRQLHTAGVPALEAARTLIAENTYPALGLPERLVITVGSEYRHLNGTDEAADLVATMADLAQVAWERREGAPTASA, from the coding sequence ATGATCTCGCAATCGCCCCTCCTCACCGTGGCCGACGGTGTGCACATCTGGTCCCCCACCCCGAGCGCCGGATGGGGTCTGGCCAACTGCGGTCTGGTCGTCTCGCCCGACGGCGCCGCCGCCTGGATCGACACCCCCTACGACCGGCGGATGGCCGGTGACTTCCTGGAACGCAGCCGGGCCCTGCTGCCCGGCGGGGCCCGGATCGAGCGGGTGATCGTCACCCATGCCAACGGCGACCACCTGTGGGGCGCGGAGGTCGTACCGGACGCGGAGATCGTCGCCACCCGCGAGGCGCTCGGCCACATCGAGTACGAGCCCTCGCCGCAGCAGTTGCACGCCCTGGTGCACGGCAGCGATCCGGCGACCCCGCTCGGCTGGTATCTCCAGCGGCACTTCGGGCGGTTCGACTGGTCCGGCACCGAGGTGGTCGAGCCGACGCTCACCTTCGTGGGCGAACTCGACCTGCGGGTGGGCCAGGTGCCGGTGCGGCTGTTCAGTCTGCCGTCCGCGCACACCGCGGGCGATCTGGTGGCGTATCTGCCGCGGCAGAAGGTGGCGTTCACCGGCGATGTCATCTTCGCCTCCGGTCCCCAGGACCCCGGCGACCACGCGGTGCACTGGGCGGGCCCCCTGGACAATGTGCTCTCCGCCTGCGAGCGGGTGCTCGCGACCGGGGCCGAGGTGATCGTCCCCGGCCATGGGCCGGTCCTCGACCGGGAGGGGGTCCGCGGCCACATCGGCTATCTGGAGCATCTGCGGGACCGCACCCGGCAGCTGCACACGGCAGGCGTACCGGCCCTGGAGGCCGCCCGCACCCTCATCGCCGAGAACACCTATCCGGCGCTGGGCCTGCCCGAGCGGCTGGTGATCACGGTGGGCTCGGAGTACCGGCATCTGAACGGCACGGACGAGGCGGCGGATCTCGTGGCCACCATGGCCGACCTCGCCCAGGTGGCGTGGGAGCGGCGCGAGGGCGCGCCGACGGCCTCGGCCTGA